The proteins below come from a single Arthrobacter crystallopoietes genomic window:
- the rplB gene encoding 50S ribosomal protein L2 — protein sequence MGIRKHKPTTPGRRGSSVADFAEITRSTPEKSLVRPLTKSGGRNNSGKITTRHKGGGHKRAYRLIDFRRHDKDGVPAKVAEIEYDPNRTARIALLHYVDGTKRYILAPAKLKQGDVVEAGASADIKPGNNLPLRNIPVGTVIHAVELRPGGGAKMARSAGASVQLVAKEGKYGQLRLPSGEIRNVDVRCRASIGEVGNAEQSNINWGKAGRLRWKGVRPTVRGVAMNPIDHPHGGGEGKTSGGRHPVNPNGKPEGRTRRPNKESDKLIVRRRRTGKNKR from the coding sequence ATGGGAATCCGTAAACACAAGCCGACTACGCCGGGCCGCCGCGGCTCTAGCGTTGCCGACTTTGCTGAAATCACGCGATCGACGCCGGAAAAGTCGTTGGTTCGTCCCCTGACCAAGTCGGGCGGCCGTAACAACTCCGGTAAGATCACTACCCGCCATAAGGGTGGTGGCCACAAGCGCGCCTACCGTCTGATCGACTTCCGTCGTCACGACAAGGACGGCGTGCCGGCCAAGGTTGCCGAGATCGAATATGATCCGAACCGTACCGCCCGTATCGCACTGCTGCACTACGTTGATGGCACCAAGCGTTACATCCTTGCTCCGGCCAAGCTGAAGCAGGGCGACGTTGTTGAGGCCGGCGCCAGCGCCGACATCAAGCCCGGCAACAACCTGCCGCTGCGCAACATCCCCGTGGGTACTGTTATCCACGCCGTTGAACTGCGTCCTGGCGGCGGTGCCAAGATGGCCCGCTCCGCCGGTGCCTCGGTACAGCTCGTTGCCAAGGAAGGCAAGTACGGCCAGCTCCGTCTGCCTTCCGGCGAAATCCGCAACGTTGACGTGCGCTGCCGCGCATCCATCGGCGAGGTCGGCAACGCCGAGCAGTCCAACATCAACTGGGGCAAGGCCGGCCGCCTGCGCTGGAAGGGCGTTCGCCCGACCGTCCGTGGTGTGGCTATGAACCCGATCGACCACCCGCACGGTGGTGGTGAAGGTAAGACCTCCGGTGGACGCCACCCGGTCAACCCGAACGGTAAGCCTGAGGGCCGTACCCGCCGCCCCAACAAGGAAAGCGACAAGCTCATTGTGCGTCGCCGTCGTACTGGCAAGAACAAGCGATAG
- the rplP gene encoding 50S ribosomal protein L16 — translation MLIPRRVKHRKQHHPGRSGAATGGTQVSFGEWGIQALTPAYVTNRQIEAARIAMTRHIKRGGKVWINIYPDRPLTKKPAETRMGSGKGSPEWWVANVKPGRVLFELSGVSEEVAREALRLAIHKLPLKARIVRREGGE, via the coding sequence ATGCTTATCCCACGTCGAGTCAAGCACCGTAAGCAGCACCACCCGGGTCGTTCCGGCGCTGCAACGGGCGGCACCCAGGTCAGCTTCGGCGAGTGGGGTATCCAGGCGCTTACGCCTGCATACGTCACCAACCGGCAGATCGAAGCAGCCCGTATCGCGATGACCCGCCACATCAAGCGTGGCGGTAAGGTCTGGATCAATATTTATCCGGACCGCCCCCTGACGAAGAAGCCGGCCGAAACCCGTATGGGTTCCGGTAAGGGTTCGCCGGAGTGGTGGGTTGCCAACGTCAAGCCGGGCCGGGTTCTGTTCGAACTCTCCGGTGTCAGTGAAGAGGTAGCTCGCGAGGCACTGCGCCTGGCGATCCACAAGCTCCCGTTGAAGGCACGCATTGTGCGTCGCGAAGGTGGTGAATAG
- the rpsE gene encoding 30S ribosomal protein S5 — MTAENNEKDTQVTEATETAAAAGTADKAASSQDDRRGGRRGERGDRGGRGERGGRGGRDNARDAEKDKYLERVVTINRVSKVVKGGRRFSFTALVVVGDGNGLVGVGYGKAKEVPAAIAKGVEEAKKSFFRVPIIGGTVPHRVQGEAAAGVVMLRPAAAGTGVIAGGPVRAVLECAGVHDVLSKSLGSANAINIVHATVDALRRLEEPQAVAARRGLPLDEVVPPILLRAMQQQKAGA; from the coding sequence GTGACCGCAGAGAATAACGAAAAGGATACTCAGGTGACTGAAGCAACTGAGACCGCCGCAGCCGCGGGTACCGCCGATAAAGCTGCTTCTTCCCAGGATGACCGCCGCGGCGGCCGTCGTGGAGAGCGTGGCGACCGCGGTGGCCGTGGCGAGCGTGGTGGCCGTGGTGGCCGCGACAACGCACGCGATGCCGAGAAGGACAAGTACCTCGAGCGCGTCGTTACCATCAACCGTGTTTCCAAGGTCGTCAAGGGTGGTCGTCGCTTCAGCTTCACCGCTCTGGTAGTTGTCGGCGACGGCAACGGCCTGGTCGGCGTTGGTTACGGCAAGGCGAAGGAAGTTCCCGCAGCTATCGCCAAGGGTGTTGAAGAAGCCAAGAAGTCCTTCTTCCGCGTCCCGATCATCGGCGGCACGGTGCCCCACCGTGTCCAGGGTGAGGCCGCTGCAGGCGTCGTCATGCTCCGTCCGGCCGCTGCCGGTACCGGTGTTATCGCCGGTGGCCCGGTCCGCGCCGTACTTGAGTGCGCCGGTGTCCACGATGTGCTCTCGAAGTCGCTCGGCTCGGCCAACGCGATCAACATTGTGCACGCAACGGTGGACGCACTGCGCCGTCTCGAAGAGCCTCAGGCAGTAGCAGCCCGTCGTGGCCTGCCGCTGGATGAGGTTGTTCCTCCGATCCTGCTCCGCGCAATGCAGCAGCAGAAGGCAGGTGCGTAA
- the rplO gene encoding 50S ribosomal protein L15 — MAEENNTLKVHHLRPAPGAKTAKTRVGRGEGSKGKTAGRGTKGTKARYQVKAGFAGGQLPLHMRLPKLRGFKNPYKVEFQVVNLDKLNELFPEGGEVTVENLVEKGAVRKNQLVKVLGTGDITVKVDVKAHAFSASAAEKIAAAGGSVTEL; from the coding sequence ATGGCAGAAGAGAACAACACTCTGAAGGTCCACCACCTGCGTCCTGCCCCCGGTGCCAAGACCGCCAAGACCCGTGTTGGTCGTGGTGAAGGCTCCAAGGGTAAGACTGCAGGCCGTGGTACCAAGGGTACGAAGGCGCGCTACCAGGTCAAGGCAGGTTTTGCAGGCGGCCAGCTGCCGCTGCACATGCGCCTGCCGAAGCTGCGCGGCTTCAAGAACCCGTACAAGGTGGAATTCCAGGTTGTGAACCTGGATAAGCTCAACGAGCTGTTCCCCGAAGGTGGCGAGGTCACCGTGGAGAACCTGGTCGAAAAGGGCGCGGTTCGCAAGAACCAGCTCGTCAAGGTTCTGGGTACCGGCGACATCACCGTCAAGGTTGATGTGAAGGCTCACGCCTTCTCCGCCAGTGCTGCTGAGAAGATTGCCGCCGCCGGCGGTTCCGTCACGGAGCTGTAG
- the secY gene encoding preprotein translocase subunit SecY: MLSAIGRVFRTPDLRRKLLFTLAIITIYRVGAFIPAPGVDYGNVQQCLALGNTSGGLYQFVNLFSGGALLQVSIFALGIMPYITASIIVQLLRVVIPRFQELHQEGAQGQSKLTQYTRYLTIALGLLNGTTLVSLARSGALLGDCPVPIIPDDSLIVIVLLILTLTAGTGLIMWMGELVTEKGVGNGMSLLIFVSIAAGFPSSLGEILRAQGVNIFIGVIIIGLFTVAAVIFVEQSQRRIPVQYAKRMIGRRTLGGTSTYIPIKVNMAGVIPVIFASSMLYLPSLVAQFNTPTDGTTPPPEWVNWINTFLVSGDHPVYMAVYFALIVFFTYFYVAITFNPEEVADNMKKYGGFIPGIRAGRPTEEYLSYVLSRITLPGALYLGVISLIPLIALVLINANQNFPFGGVSILIMVGVGLETVKQINAQLQQRHYEGLLR; this comes from the coding sequence TTGCTCAGCGCAATTGGCCGGGTTTTCCGGACGCCGGACCTGCGGCGCAAGTTGTTGTTCACCCTCGCCATCATCACCATTTACCGCGTGGGTGCCTTCATCCCTGCCCCCGGTGTTGATTACGGAAACGTGCAGCAATGCTTGGCGCTCGGCAACACCAGCGGCGGGCTGTACCAGTTCGTCAACCTCTTCAGCGGCGGCGCCCTGCTGCAGGTGTCCATCTTCGCCCTCGGCATCATGCCGTACATTACGGCGAGCATCATCGTGCAGTTGCTGCGGGTGGTCATTCCCCGCTTCCAGGAGCTGCATCAGGAAGGCGCGCAGGGCCAGTCCAAGCTGACCCAGTACACCCGCTACCTGACCATTGCCCTCGGCCTGCTCAACGGCACCACGCTCGTCTCGCTGGCCCGCTCCGGTGCCCTCCTGGGCGACTGCCCGGTACCGATCATTCCGGACGACAGCCTGATCGTGATCGTGCTGCTCATCCTCACGCTGACGGCCGGTACCGGCCTGATCATGTGGATGGGCGAACTGGTCACCGAAAAGGGCGTCGGCAACGGCATGTCCCTGCTGATCTTCGTTTCCATCGCTGCCGGCTTCCCGAGCTCGCTGGGAGAAATCCTGCGGGCACAGGGCGTCAACATCTTCATCGGCGTGATCATCATCGGCCTGTTCACCGTGGCCGCGGTCATCTTCGTGGAGCAGTCCCAGCGCCGCATCCCGGTCCAGTACGCCAAGCGTATGATCGGCCGCCGCACGCTCGGCGGCACCAGCACCTACATTCCGATCAAGGTGAACATGGCCGGTGTTATCCCCGTCATCTTCGCCTCGTCGATGCTCTACCTTCCCTCCCTGGTAGCCCAGTTCAACACCCCCACAGATGGCACCACCCCGCCGCCGGAATGGGTCAACTGGATCAACACCTTCCTGGTCAGCGGAGACCACCCGGTCTACATGGCCGTGTACTTCGCCCTGATCGTTTTCTTCACCTACTTCTACGTGGCCATCACCTTCAACCCTGAAGAGGTGGCGGACAACATGAAAAAGTACGGCGGTTTCATCCCGGGGATCCGGGCCGGCCGCCCCACCGAGGAATACCTCTCCTACGTGCTGTCCCGGATTACCCTTCCGGGCGCGCTTTACCTCGGCGTGATTTCTCTGATTCCGCTGATCGCCCTGGTGCTGATCAACGCGAACCAGAACTTCCCGTTTGGCGGCGTCTCGATCCTCATCATGGTTGGTGTTGGTCTGGAAACCGTGAAACAGATAAATGCCCAGCTACAGCAACGTCACTATGAAGGACTACTGCGATGA
- the rplF gene encoding 50S ribosomal protein L6, whose product MSRIGRLPITVPAGVEVKVDGNVVSVKGTKGELTHAVASPIQVALDESTLTVSRPNDERESRSLHGLTRTLINNMIIGVTEGYKKDLEIVGTGYRVQAKGSDLEFALGYSHPVAIKAPEGITFAVEGPTKLSVSGINKQQVGEVAANIRKLRKPDPYKGKGIRYAGEQIRRKVGKAGK is encoded by the coding sequence ATGTCACGTATTGGACGTCTCCCCATCACCGTTCCCGCCGGCGTAGAGGTCAAGGTCGACGGCAACGTTGTCTCCGTCAAGGGCACCAAGGGAGAACTGACCCACGCGGTTGCTTCCCCGATTCAGGTAGCCCTGGACGAGAGCACGCTGACCGTGTCCCGCCCGAACGACGAGCGCGAATCCCGTTCCCTCCACGGCCTGACCCGCACCCTGATCAACAACATGATCATCGGTGTGACCGAAGGCTACAAGAAGGACCTCGAGATCGTTGGTACCGGTTACCGCGTACAGGCCAAGGGTTCGGACCTCGAGTTCGCCCTGGGCTACAGCCACCCGGTTGCCATCAAGGCACCCGAAGGCATCACCTTTGCAGTAGAGGGTCCGACCAAGCTCTCTGTATCGGGAATCAATAAGCAGCAGGTCGGCGAGGTTGCTGCCAACATCCGCAAGCTGCGGAAGCCGGACCCCTACAAGGGCAAGGGCATCCGTTACGCAGGCGAGCAGATCCGCCGCAAGGTCGGAAAGGCTGGTAAGTAA
- the rplR gene encoding 50S ribosomal protein L18, producing MALGIKGKSKSAARGRRHLRVRKRITGTAVRPRLVVNRSARHVFVQVVDDSKGITVASASTMEADLRGFEGDKTAKSKRVGELVAERAKAAGIEAVVFDRGGNKYHGRVAAVAEGAREGGLAL from the coding sequence ATGGCTCTCGGAATTAAGGGTAAGAGCAAGTCCGCTGCACGCGGCCGCCGCCACCTGCGCGTCCGTAAGCGCATCACCGGCACCGCGGTCCGTCCGCGTCTGGTTGTCAACCGCTCCGCACGCCACGTATTCGTCCAGGTTGTCGATGACAGCAAGGGCATCACCGTGGCTTCGGCTTCCACCATGGAAGCTGACCTGCGCGGATTCGAAGGTGACAAGACCGCAAAGTCCAAGCGCGTTGGCGAGCTCGTAGCCGAGCGCGCCAAGGCTGCCGGCATCGAGGCCGTTGTCTTCGACCGTGGTGGTAACAAGTACCACGGCCGTGTCGCAGCTGTTGCCGAAGGCGCACGTGAAGGTGGGCTGGCACTGTGA
- the rpsS gene encoding 30S ribosomal protein S19, with translation MPRSLKKGPFVDQHLFVKVAAENEKGTKNVIKTWSRRSMIVPDMLGHTIAVHDGRKHIPVFVTESMVGHKLGEFAPTRTFRGHVKDDRKGKRR, from the coding sequence ATGCCACGCAGCCTGAAGAAAGGCCCCTTCGTCGATCAGCACCTCTTTGTCAAGGTAGCTGCAGAGAACGAAAAGGGCACCAAGAACGTCATTAAGACGTGGTCCCGCCGTTCGATGATCGTTCCCGACATGCTCGGGCACACGATCGCCGTACACGACGGACGCAAGCACATTCCGGTGTTTGTCACCGAGTCGATGGTCGGGCACAAGCTCGGCGAATTCGCCCCGACGCGGACTTTCCGCGGCCATGTGAAGGACGACCGTAAGGGCAAGCGCCGCTAG
- a CDS encoding adenylate kinase, with protein MTKMLIIGPPGSGKGTQASRISERLGIVAISTGDIFRANVKEETPLGLEAKKYIDNGDFVPDSVTNNMVRDRLSKDDVEPGFLLDGYPRTTAQVDELDSILAESEDQLDVVLQLTADDEELVKRLLGRAAQEGRADDNETVIRHRLDLYHEQTEAVVSRYEERGIVTKVDGLGAIDDVTNRIMEALKSVTA; from the coding sequence ATGACAAAGATGCTCATTATTGGCCCGCCCGGATCCGGCAAAGGAACCCAGGCATCACGTATCTCCGAGCGGTTGGGCATCGTCGCCATTTCCACCGGTGATATCTTCCGCGCGAACGTCAAGGAAGAGACCCCGCTGGGCCTCGAGGCGAAGAAGTACATCGACAACGGCGACTTCGTTCCGGACAGCGTCACCAACAACATGGTGCGCGACCGCCTTTCCAAGGACGACGTCGAACCGGGTTTCCTCCTCGACGGCTACCCGCGCACCACGGCGCAGGTAGATGAGCTGGACAGCATCCTGGCCGAGAGCGAGGATCAGCTGGACGTCGTCCTGCAGCTGACTGCCGACGACGAGGAACTGGTCAAGCGTCTGCTGGGCCGCGCGGCGCAGGAAGGCCGCGCCGACGACAACGAAACCGTCATCCGGCACCGCCTGGATCTGTACCACGAGCAGACCGAGGCAGTCGTCTCGCGCTACGAGGAACGCGGCATCGTGACCAAGGTGGACGGACTGGGCGCCATCGACGACGTCACCAACCGCATTATGGAAGCACTCAAGAGCGTCACCGCTTAG
- the rpsC gene encoding 30S ribosomal protein S3 has translation MGQKVNPHGFRLGITTDHVSHWFADSNKAGQRYKDFVREDVKIRQLMSTGMERAGIAKVEIERTRDRVRVDIHTARPGIVIGRRGAEADRIRGELEKLTGKQVQLNILEVKNPEIEAQLVAQGIAEQLTSRVAFRRAMKKAMQSAQRAGAKGIRVQCSGRLGGAEMSRSEFYREGRVPLHTLRANIDYGFFEAKTTFGRIGVKVWIYKGDVTAKELAAQQAAAPSRGRGGDRPGRGPADRGGERRRRNDRPAQASADAAPKAEAPAAEAAAAPAAEGGQA, from the coding sequence GTGGGACAGAAAGTAAACCCGCACGGATTCCGACTCGGTATCACCACCGACCACGTTTCCCACTGGTTCGCTGACAGCAACAAGGCCGGCCAGCGTTACAAGGACTTCGTTCGCGAAGACGTCAAGATCCGCCAGCTTATGTCCACGGGCATGGAGCGGGCAGGTATTGCCAAGGTTGAGATCGAGCGCACCCGTGACCGTGTCCGCGTGGACATCCACACCGCACGCCCCGGTATCGTTATCGGCCGCCGCGGTGCAGAAGCTGACCGCATCCGCGGCGAGCTCGAAAAGCTGACCGGCAAGCAGGTTCAGCTGAACATCCTTGAGGTCAAGAACCCCGAGATCGAAGCACAGCTCGTTGCCCAGGGCATCGCCGAGCAGCTGACTTCCCGCGTGGCTTTCCGCCGCGCGATGAAGAAGGCAATGCAGTCCGCACAGCGGGCCGGCGCCAAGGGTATCCGCGTTCAGTGCTCCGGCCGCCTGGGTGGCGCCGAAATGAGCCGTTCGGAGTTCTACCGCGAAGGCCGTGTGCCCCTGCACACCCTCCGCGCGAACATCGACTACGGTTTCTTCGAAGCCAAGACCACCTTCGGCCGCATCGGCGTGAAGGTCTGGATCTACAAGGGCGACGTTACTGCCAAGGAACTGGCTGCGCAGCAGGCTGCAGCTCCGTCCCGCGGCCGTGGCGGAGACCGTCCGGGCCGCGGCCCGGCGGACCGCGGTGGCGAACGCCGTCGTCGTAATGACCGTCCTGCTCAGGCTTCGGCCGATGCAGCTCCCAAGGCCGAGGCTCCGGCTGCTGAAGCAGCTGCCGCTCCGGCTGCCGAAGGAGGACAGGCTTAA
- the rpsQ gene encoding 30S ribosomal protein S17 has translation MSEKEASVTEAAQARGNRKTARGYVVSDKMDKTIVVEIEDRKKHALYGKVLRRNSKIKAHDEQNTAGIGDLVVVAETRPLSATKRWRLVEIVEKAK, from the coding sequence ATGAGTGAGAAGGAAGCATCTGTGACTGAAGCAGCACAGGCTCGTGGCAACCGGAAGACCGCCCGCGGCTACGTTGTCTCGGACAAGATGGATAAGACCATCGTCGTCGAGATCGAAGACCGCAAGAAGCACGCCCTTTACGGGAAGGTTCTTCGTCGGAACTCCAAGATCAAGGCCCATGACGAGCAGAACACCGCCGGCATCGGCGACCTGGTCGTCGTCGCCGAGACTCGTCCGCTGTCCGCTACCAAGCGGTGGCGCCTGGTCGAGATCGTCGAAAAGGCTAAGTAA
- the rplX gene encoding 50S ribosomal protein L24, with product MAAKFKIKKGDLVQVITGAKQERGGDRGKQGKVLKVFPETNRVLVEGVNTVTKHTKVGQSQRGTKTGGIETVEAPLHISNVAVVDPETKKPTRVGYRTETVERDGRERTVRIRVAKSSGKDL from the coding sequence ATGGCTGCAAAGTTCAAGATCAAGAAGGGTGACCTGGTTCAGGTCATCACCGGTGCCAAGCAGGAGCGCGGCGGCGACCGCGGCAAGCAGGGCAAGGTCCTCAAGGTTTTCCCGGAGACCAACCGCGTACTGGTTGAAGGCGTAAACACCGTCACCAAGCACACCAAGGTCGGTCAGTCGCAGCGCGGCACGAAGACCGGTGGCATCGAGACCGTAGAGGCCCCGCTGCACATCTCCAACGTTGCCGTTGTTGACCCCGAGACCAAGAAGCCGACCCGTGTTGGCTACCGCACCGAGACCGTCGAGCGTGATGGCCGTGAGCGCACTGTGCGTATCCGCGTTGCCAAGAGCTCCGGGAAGGATCTCTAA
- the rpmD gene encoding 50S ribosomal protein L30, producing the protein MIQTTRSNLVASDAQLEITQIKSVIGGKQNQRDTLRSLGLKRIGHTVVRNADAVTVGMLNTVSHLVKVEEAK; encoded by the coding sequence ATGATCCAGACGACTCGTAGCAACTTGGTTGCGTCTGATGCACAGTTGGAAATCACCCAGATTAAGTCCGTCATTGGCGGCAAGCAGAATCAGCGCGACACGCTGCGTTCACTGGGCCTGAAGCGTATCGGACACACCGTTGTCCGTAACGCCGACGCCGTGACCGTGGGCATGCTCAACACTGTTTCTCACCTGGTAAAGGTTGAGGAGGCGAAGTAG
- the rplV gene encoding 50S ribosomal protein L22 — MEAKAIARHIRVTPMKARRVVNLVRGKQANEALAILKFAPQAASEPVSKVLASAVANARVLADRDGVAFDESDLYISEAFVDEGPTMKRFQPRAQGRAYRINKRTSHITLVVATPEKEEDQ; from the coding sequence ATGGAAGCCAAGGCTATTGCGCGCCATATTCGCGTGACGCCTATGAAGGCCCGGCGCGTCGTCAACCTTGTTCGTGGCAAGCAGGCGAATGAGGCTCTGGCAATTCTGAAGTTTGCCCCGCAGGCAGCTTCGGAGCCGGTCAGCAAGGTACTCGCATCGGCAGTCGCCAACGCCCGCGTTCTCGCGGACCGTGACGGCGTCGCCTTTGACGAGAGCGACCTGTACATCAGCGAAGCATTTGTCGATGAAGGCCCGACCATGAAGCGGTTCCAGCCGCGTGCCCAGGGCCGCGCCTACCGCATCAACAAGCGGACCAGCCACATCACACTTGTTGTCGCTACCCCGGAGAAAGAGGAGGACCAGTAA
- the rpmC gene encoding 50S ribosomal protein L29, whose protein sequence is MAIGSKELATDQLETFDKDRLVEELRKAKEELFNLRFQSATGQLENHGRLKAVKRDIARIYTVLRERELGIRPEVVAPVEEAKTEKKAKKSKKAEPAEEAETPATEDDAK, encoded by the coding sequence ATGGCAATTGGTTCAAAAGAATTGGCAACAGACCAGCTCGAGACTTTCGATAAGGACCGTCTCGTAGAAGAGCTGCGCAAGGCCAAGGAGGAACTGTTCAACCTCCGTTTCCAGTCCGCCACCGGTCAGCTGGAGAACCACGGCCGCCTCAAGGCAGTCAAGCGTGACATCGCCCGCATCTACACGGTGCTGCGTGAGCGCGAGCTGGGCATCCGCCCCGAGGTCGTAGCTCCCGTTGAGGAAGCTAAGACCGAGAAGAAGGCAAAGAAGTCCAAGAAGGCCGAGCCTGCAGAAGAAGCAGAGACTCCGGCCACCGAGGATGATGCCAAATGA
- the rplN gene encoding 50S ribosomal protein L14: MIQQESRLKVADNTGAKEILTIRVLGGSGRRYAGIGDVIVATVKDAIPGGNVKKGDIVKAVIVRTKKERRRADGSYIKFDENAAVILKNDGDPRGTRIFGPVGRELRDKKFMKIISLAPEVL, translated from the coding sequence GTGATTCAGCAGGAGTCGCGGCTTAAGGTCGCCGACAACACGGGTGCCAAGGAAATCTTGACCATCCGCGTTCTCGGTGGATCCGGACGTCGCTACGCAGGCATTGGCGACGTCATCGTTGCCACCGTCAAGGACGCAATTCCCGGCGGCAACGTCAAGAAGGGTGACATCGTCAAAGCTGTCATCGTTCGTACCAAGAAGGAACGCCGCCGTGCGGACGGTTCCTACATCAAGTTCGATGAAAACGCTGCAGTGATCCTGAAGAACGACGGCGACCCCCGCGGTACCCGTATCTTCGGCCCGGTTGGCCGTGAGCTTCGCGATAAGAAGTTCATGAAGATCATCTCGCTTGCTCCGGAGGTGCTGTAG
- the rplE gene encoding 50S ribosomal protein L5, with amino-acid sequence MTETVTKIVPRLKTRYAEEIKQTLRDEFKYVNVNQVPRLVKVVVNMGVGDAAKDSKLIDGAVRDLTQITGQKPQVTKARKSIAQFKLREGMPIGAHATLRGDRMWEFVDRLVSLALPRIRDFRGLNGKQFDGNGNYTFGLTEQAMFHEIDQDKIDRVRGMDITVVTTAKTDDEGRALLKALGFPFKTED; translated from the coding sequence ATGACTGAGACCGTCACCAAGATCGTCCCCCGTCTGAAGACCCGTTACGCAGAAGAGATCAAGCAGACTCTGCGCGACGAGTTCAAGTACGTCAACGTCAACCAGGTTCCGCGCCTTGTCAAGGTTGTTGTGAACATGGGTGTTGGAGATGCCGCCAAGGACTCCAAGCTCATCGACGGCGCAGTGCGCGATCTGACCCAGATCACCGGCCAGAAGCCCCAGGTCACCAAGGCCCGCAAGTCCATTGCACAGTTCAAGCTGCGCGAAGGCATGCCGATCGGCGCGCACGCAACACTGCGCGGCGACCGTATGTGGGAATTCGTTGACCGTCTGGTCAGCCTGGCTCTGCCCCGTATCCGCGACTTCCGCGGCCTCAACGGCAAGCAGTTCGATGGCAATGGTAACTACACCTTCGGTCTGACCGAACAGGCAATGTTCCACGAGATCGATCAGGACAAGATCGACCGCGTCCGCGGTATGGATATCACTGTAGTGACTACCGCAAAGACCGACGACGAGGGTCGTGCGCTGCTCAAGGCGCTTGGCTTCCCGTTCAAGACCGAAGATTAA
- the rplW gene encoding 50S ribosomal protein L23, with product MSATTAKDPRDVVIAPVVSEKSYGLIDEGKYTFLVDPRSNKTEIKLAVEKIFSVKVDSINTINRAGKRKRTRFGWGQRKNTKRAIVTLKEGTIDIFGGPLS from the coding sequence GTGAGCGCGACCACCGCTAAGGACCCCCGCGACGTCGTCATTGCACCCGTCGTTTCGGAGAAGAGCTACGGCCTGATCGACGAAGGTAAGTACACCTTCCTGGTCGACCCGCGCTCGAACAAGACCGAGATCAAGCTGGCCGTGGAGAAAATCTTCTCCGTCAAGGTCGACTCGATCAACACCATCAACCGTGCCGGGAAGCGCAAGCGCACCCGTTTCGGATGGGGACAGCGCAAGAACACCAAGCGCGCAATTGTCACCCTGAAGGAAGGCACAATCGACATCTTCGGCGGTCCGCTTTCTTAA
- the rpsH gene encoding 30S ribosomal protein S8, with translation MTMTDPVADMLTRLRNANSAYHESVSMPYSKLKARVADILKAEGYIAGWKEEEAEVGKKLTIELKFGPSRERSIAGIRRISKPGLRVYAKSTNLPHVLGGLGIAILSTSSGLMTDRQAGKKGVGGEVLAYVW, from the coding sequence ATGACTATGACAGATCCTGTCGCAGACATGCTGACTCGTCTGCGCAATGCAAACTCGGCTTACCACGAATCCGTGTCCATGCCGTACAGCAAACTCAAGGCACGCGTTGCCGACATCCTGAAGGCCGAAGGTTACATCGCCGGCTGGAAGGAAGAGGAAGCTGAGGTTGGCAAAAAGCTGACCATTGAACTGAAGTTCGGCCCGAGCCGGGAGCGTTCTATCGCCGGTATCCGCCGTATTTCCAAGCCCGGTCTCCGCGTCTACGCGAAGTCCACCAACCTGCCGCACGTGCTGGGTGGCCTGGGTATCGCAATCCTGTCCACCTCTTCCGGGCTGATGACTGATCGTCAGGCCGGCAAGAAGGGCGTGGGCGGCGAAGTCCTCGCTTACGTCTGGTAA